A stretch of Imperialibacter roseus DNA encodes these proteins:
- a CDS encoding nSTAND3 domain-containing NTPase: MYHLEILNDKEFEELTKDLLEREFNIPFQNFKRGKDKGIDLRYSTDRENKIVVQVKHYINSKYSDLKRSLAHDEKPKVEKLQPVPVRYILVTSLALNTMQVDEIKSLFSPFIKSTNDIFSFDRIQSLLSKYPDVVEKHNKLWLASTVILKRILNNAVKGRSQFHESKILSKLSLYVPTQNFDAAVKILNEKKFVIITGDPGVGKTTISYLLICSLLSQDFNLVYVDDSLKDAEDVLSDDPEEKQVIFFDDFLGSNIYEILNPKNSESAIIGFIERIKTLKNKFLILTTRTTILNQAEHNFEKLRQSKLGRISQYEVELKQYSKLDKARILYNHLYHSDLPTEYHDLFWQDRNYIKIIEHRNYSPRLIEFITSSRHLPKTKTDYINHIFQNLNYPNEIWKGAFETQLVDDDRFLLTTVLSLGGYKIKQEHLERAFEHRLRFEIKENGHKLNNDAFNTSLRKLLDGFIVSEKNNHDSNTFSFLNPSVGDFLISYIKERSAEKMRILKSFHYVEQLTNYFSPARKDSIPITPKEAKELYTYILTKAPDFETVNINCSLEVEILRLYSHFLKDQFDTKELIPYLSKFDATKVSNGQLDDLMAILEKYSSDKKIRKIILPRFDKTVSALYQVARASEEFHAIKCLFVSYEQDFNVFMSNEYNSEVIFAAVAVAVTDDFIDNARYSAETIIDTVSQGFSSLARSIVSDSLNDRLSDFLDEIEMADYFEEIFENIDINEDEIVEEIMRSAYVEQEEFDPPSSYFSDNKLPNSRYLFRTSKAQGTNQHQSESERIDKLFEP, translated from the coding sequence GTGTATCATCTGGAGATTCTAAACGATAAAGAGTTCGAGGAACTGACAAAAGATCTTCTTGAGAGAGAATTCAACATACCGTTTCAAAACTTCAAGCGAGGGAAAGACAAAGGGATAGATCTGAGATACTCAACAGATAGGGAAAATAAGATAGTAGTTCAAGTTAAACACTACATTAACTCCAAATACTCTGACCTAAAGCGTAGCCTAGCGCATGATGAGAAGCCCAAGGTAGAAAAACTCCAGCCTGTTCCAGTTCGATATATTTTAGTTACATCCCTAGCATTAAACACAATGCAGGTGGATGAAATCAAGAGTCTCTTTTCTCCCTTCATTAAGTCAACTAATGATATTTTCTCGTTCGATAGAATACAAAGCCTTTTAAGTAAGTACCCTGATGTCGTTGAGAAACACAATAAATTATGGCTCGCAAGTACCGTTATCCTTAAACGAATTCTTAACAATGCAGTGAAAGGCAGGTCACAGTTTCATGAAAGCAAAATTCTTAGTAAACTAAGCCTTTATGTTCCAACCCAGAATTTTGATGCGGCTGTCAAAATTCTCAATGAAAAGAAGTTCGTAATTATCACAGGAGACCCTGGGGTCGGTAAAACAACTATTTCTTATTTACTGATATGCTCGTTGCTATCTCAAGATTTTAATTTAGTGTATGTTGATGATTCCTTGAAAGACGCAGAAGACGTTCTGTCTGATGACCCGGAAGAAAAACAGGTTATATTTTTTGATGATTTCCTAGGTTCCAATATCTACGAAATCTTAAATCCAAAAAACTCAGAATCTGCAATCATCGGTTTTATCGAAAGAATTAAAACGCTAAAGAACAAGTTTCTCATACTGACTACTAGAACAACAATTCTCAACCAAGCAGAGCACAATTTCGAGAAACTACGTCAGTCTAAGCTTGGAAGAATATCACAATACGAGGTTGAACTAAAACAATATTCCAAGCTTGATAAAGCAAGAATCCTATATAATCATCTATACCACTCTGACCTGCCAACTGAATACCATGACCTGTTCTGGCAGGATCGGAATTACATTAAAATAATCGAGCACCGAAATTATTCACCCAGATTAATTGAGTTTATAACGAGCAGTAGACACCTACCTAAAACCAAAACTGATTATATCAACCATATTTTTCAGAATTTGAACTACCCAAACGAGATTTGGAAGGGTGCCTTCGAAACTCAATTAGTTGATGATGATCGATTTCTATTAACGACTGTTCTAAGCCTTGGAGGTTATAAGATCAAGCAAGAACATCTCGAAAGGGCGTTCGAGCACAGGTTGAGATTTGAAATTAAAGAAAATGGCCACAAACTTAATAATGATGCGTTTAACACCTCATTGAGAAAACTCTTGGACGGTTTTATTGTATCCGAAAAAAACAACCACGATTCAAACACATTTAGTTTTTTAAATCCGTCTGTAGGTGATTTTTTAATCAGCTATATCAAGGAAAGAAGCGCTGAAAAAATGAGAATCCTGAAATCTTTCCATTATGTAGAACAATTAACGAATTATTTCAGCCCGGCAAGAAAAGATTCCATTCCCATCACGCCAAAGGAGGCAAAAGAACTTTACACCTATATATTAACGAAGGCACCTGACTTCGAGACAGTCAATATTAACTGTTCTCTTGAGGTAGAAATATTAAGACTATATAGCCACTTTCTCAAAGACCAGTTCGATACGAAAGAGTTAATTCCATATCTATCAAAATTTGATGCTACGAAGGTTTCAAATGGCCAGTTAGATGACTTGATGGCAATTCTGGAAAAGTACTCTTCTGATAAGAAGATACGCAAAATTATCTTACCTAGGTTTGACAAAACAGTATCTGCGCTCTATCAAGTAGCTAGAGCCAGCGAAGAGTTCCATGCGATTAAATGCTTGTTTGTAAGCTACGAGCAGGATTTTAATGTTTTTATGTCAAATGAATATAATAGCGAAGTAATCTTTGCAGCAGTTGCAGTCGCTGTAACTGACGACTTCATTGATAACGCTCGCTATTCTGCAGAAACAATAATAGACACAGTAAGTCAGGGTTTCTCAAGTCTTGCGAGATCTATTGTATCTGATTCCTTAAACGACAGGCTGTCTGATTTTCTAGATGAAATTGAAATGGCCGATTATTTTGAGGAAATTTTTGAAAACATTGACATAAATGAGGATGAAATAGTCGAAGAAATAATGAGAAGCGCTTATGTCGAACAGGAAGAATTCGACCCTCCGTCCTCATATTTTTCTGACAATAAGTTGCCAAATAGTCGTTATCTTTTTCGGACAAGCAAGGCTCAAGGAACGAATCAACACCAGTCAGAATCCGAAAGAATTGATAAGTTATTTGAACCATAA